The following coding sequences are from one Humulus lupulus chromosome X, drHumLupu1.1, whole genome shotgun sequence window:
- the LOC133803642 gene encoding PHD finger-containing protein 1-like isoform X2: MLTICQLCGDKGYSRALIFCEKCEEYAIHGYCMDVLPEVDEENVTWFCEDCKPDAAKQPSIDKLRYPPFKVLKETETVRTNRPCGPIKKNQKFPSVLVSKNKLQMCEGKPSYNELQCRENGNEDQKFRKRQKLVHEDDAKPLNTFKVCVSDFKPSNIVEESVITNHADKSQVRMHDSLPSGNVLQSCRKQCRDPRLKKQQESKPLKIHDKDPRLRKQGRLVIENTAKPLEVSQVSDTLLKSSNVLQEKVVGSSVATIEVQIHDSTSKPSGNEPESKEKRDSKFRKKQMSLVESVEAEPLKTIEVAPTDPNPSNILEYNCCVEAKPLLDPMWRGSFVIYNKESECIGRILVAAHLSTLACPKVCETRDLLPELVSLELSTRSHCWPIRFQRWGPSYHSIGLFCLPDNRDDKAYDSLVYDMINGDFAMRASLENAELLVFASNVLPLHYKMFQSKYYLWGLFRDRQASGVRTVATRGMKGNPKFSTSHRQSPITSFSHSGKEGGIEDNPRKVDKIPQEI, translated from the exons atg CTGACCATTTGCCAGTTGTGTGGTGACAAAGGCTACTCCCGGGCTCTGATTTTCTGTGAAAAGTGTGAAGAATATGCTATACATGG CTATTGCATGGATGTATTACCAGAAGTTGATGAAGAAAATGTAACTTGGTTCTGTGAGGATTGCAAACCAGATGCAGCAAAGCAGCCTTCTATTGATAAATTGAGATATCCTCCATTCAAAGTCTTAAAAGAAACAGAAACAGTTAGAACTAATCGTCCTTGTGGTCCAATAAAGAAGAATCAAAAGTTTCCCTCTGTCTTGGTATCTAAGAACAAGTTGCAGATGTGTGAGGGCAAGCCTTCTTATAATGAACTACAATGCAGAGAGAACGGCAATGAGGATCAGAAGTTCAGAAAACGACAGAAGTTGGTTCATGAAGATGACGCTAAGCCTTTGAACACTTTCAAGGTTTGTGTCAGTGATTTCAAGCCTTCAAATATTGTAGAAGAGAGTGTTATTACTAATCATGCAGATAAATCCCAGGTGCGTATGCATGATAGTTTGCCTTCTGGTAATGTGCTACAAAGCTGTAGGAAACAGTGCAGGGATCCGAGGCTTAAAAAACAACAAGAGTCTAAACCTTTGAAGATCCACGATAAGGATCCAAGGCTTAGAAAACAAGGAAGATTGGTTATTGAAAATACGGCGAAACCTTTGGAAGTTTCTCAAGTGTCTGACACTCTTCTCAAGTCTTCAAATGTTTTACAAGAAAAGGTTGTTGGTAGTTCTGTAGCTACAATAGAGGTGCAAATACATGACAGTACTAGTAAGCCTTCTGGTAATGAGCCTGAGAGCAAGGAGAAGCGTGATTCAAAGTTTAGAAAAAAGCAGATGTCGCTTGTTGAGAGTGTAGAGGCTGAACCTTTGAAAACTATTGAAGTAGCTCCTACTGACCCGAATCCTTCAAATATCTTGGAATACAATTGTTGTGTAGAAGCAAAACCTCTACTTGATCCAATGTGGAg GGGAAGTTTTGTTATCTATAACAAAGAGTCAGAATGTATAGGCAGAATTTTAGTTGCAGCTCATTTGTCCACCCTGGCATGTCCTAAAGTGTGTGAGACGAGAGATTTATTGCCGGAGCTAGTTTCTTTAGAGTTATCTACTCGATCTCATTGTTGGCCCATAAGGTTTCAGCGTTGGGGGCCATCTTATCACAGTATTGGTCTCTTTTGTTTGCCAGACAACAG AGATGACAAAGCTTATGACAGTCTGGTATATGACATGATCAACGGAGACTTTGCTATGAGAGCTTCATTGGAAAATGCAGAACTCTTGGTCTTCGCATCTAATGTTTTGCCTTTACATTATAAGA TGTTTCAATCAAAGTATTATTTGTGGGGACTCTTCCGGGATAGGCAAGCTTCAGGTGTAAGGACTGTTGCCACTAGAGGAATGAAGGGCAACCCCAAATTCTCAACCAGTCATAGGCAAAGTCCAATCACTTCTTTCAGCCATAGTG GGAAAGAGGGTGGCATTGAAGATAACCCAAGAAAAGTTGACAAAATCCCACAGGAGATATGA
- the LOC133803642 gene encoding PHD finger-containing protein 1-like isoform X1 gives MLTICQLCGDKGYSRALIFCEKCEEYAIHGYCMDVLPEVDEENVTWFCEDCKPDAAKQPSIDKLRYPPFKVLKETETVRTNRPCGPIKKNQKFPSVLVSKNKLQMCEGKPSYNELQCRENGNEDQKFRKRQKLVHEDDAKPLNTFKVCVSDFKPSNIVEESVITNHADKSQVRMHDSLPSGNVLQSCRKQCRDPRLKKQQESKPLKIHDKDPRLRKQGRLVIENTAKPLEVSQVSDTLLKSSNVLQEKVVGSSVATIEVQIHDSTSKPSGNEPESKEKRDSKFRKKQMSLVESVEAEPLKTIEVAPTDPNPSNILEYNCCVEAKPLLDPMWRGSFVIYNKESECIGRILVAAHLSTLACPKVCETRDLLPELVSLELSTRSHCWPIRFQRWGPSYHSIGLFCLPDNRDDKAYDSLVYDMINGDFAMRASLENAELLVFASNVLPLHYKMFQSKYYLWGLFRDRQASGVRTVATRGMKGNPKFSTSHRQSPITSFSHSGSYVSYFLPAFHSIDMTLILKENLKSFNFCC, from the exons atg CTGACCATTTGCCAGTTGTGTGGTGACAAAGGCTACTCCCGGGCTCTGATTTTCTGTGAAAAGTGTGAAGAATATGCTATACATGG CTATTGCATGGATGTATTACCAGAAGTTGATGAAGAAAATGTAACTTGGTTCTGTGAGGATTGCAAACCAGATGCAGCAAAGCAGCCTTCTATTGATAAATTGAGATATCCTCCATTCAAAGTCTTAAAAGAAACAGAAACAGTTAGAACTAATCGTCCTTGTGGTCCAATAAAGAAGAATCAAAAGTTTCCCTCTGTCTTGGTATCTAAGAACAAGTTGCAGATGTGTGAGGGCAAGCCTTCTTATAATGAACTACAATGCAGAGAGAACGGCAATGAGGATCAGAAGTTCAGAAAACGACAGAAGTTGGTTCATGAAGATGACGCTAAGCCTTTGAACACTTTCAAGGTTTGTGTCAGTGATTTCAAGCCTTCAAATATTGTAGAAGAGAGTGTTATTACTAATCATGCAGATAAATCCCAGGTGCGTATGCATGATAGTTTGCCTTCTGGTAATGTGCTACAAAGCTGTAGGAAACAGTGCAGGGATCCGAGGCTTAAAAAACAACAAGAGTCTAAACCTTTGAAGATCCACGATAAGGATCCAAGGCTTAGAAAACAAGGAAGATTGGTTATTGAAAATACGGCGAAACCTTTGGAAGTTTCTCAAGTGTCTGACACTCTTCTCAAGTCTTCAAATGTTTTACAAGAAAAGGTTGTTGGTAGTTCTGTAGCTACAATAGAGGTGCAAATACATGACAGTACTAGTAAGCCTTCTGGTAATGAGCCTGAGAGCAAGGAGAAGCGTGATTCAAAGTTTAGAAAAAAGCAGATGTCGCTTGTTGAGAGTGTAGAGGCTGAACCTTTGAAAACTATTGAAGTAGCTCCTACTGACCCGAATCCTTCAAATATCTTGGAATACAATTGTTGTGTAGAAGCAAAACCTCTACTTGATCCAATGTGGAg GGGAAGTTTTGTTATCTATAACAAAGAGTCAGAATGTATAGGCAGAATTTTAGTTGCAGCTCATTTGTCCACCCTGGCATGTCCTAAAGTGTGTGAGACGAGAGATTTATTGCCGGAGCTAGTTTCTTTAGAGTTATCTACTCGATCTCATTGTTGGCCCATAAGGTTTCAGCGTTGGGGGCCATCTTATCACAGTATTGGTCTCTTTTGTTTGCCAGACAACAG AGATGACAAAGCTTATGACAGTCTGGTATATGACATGATCAACGGAGACTTTGCTATGAGAGCTTCATTGGAAAATGCAGAACTCTTGGTCTTCGCATCTAATGTTTTGCCTTTACATTATAAGA TGTTTCAATCAAAGTATTATTTGTGGGGACTCTTCCGGGATAGGCAAGCTTCAGGTGTAAGGACTGTTGCCACTAGAGGAATGAAGGGCAACCCCAAATTCTCAACCAGTCATAGGCAAAGTCCAATCACTTCTTTCAGCCATAGTGGTAGCTATGTTTCCTACTTTTTACCTGCATTTCATTCTATTGATATGACTTTGATTTTGAAAGAAAACTTGAAAAGCTTTAACTTTTGCTGTTAG
- the LOC133803642 gene encoding PHD finger-containing protein 1-like isoform X3, whose product MLTICQLCGDKGYSRALIFCEKCEEYAIHGYCMDVLPEVDEENVTWFCEDCKPDAAKQPSIDKLRYPPFKVLKETETVRTNRPCGPIKKNQKFPSVLVSKNKLQMCEGKPSYNELQCRENGNEDQKFRKRQKLVHEDDAKPLNTFKVCVSDFKPSNIVEESVITNHADKSQVRMHDSLPSGNVLQSCRKQCRDPRLKKQQESKPLKIHDKDPRLRKQGRLVIENTAKPLEVSQVSDTLLKSSNVLQEKVVGSSVATIEVQIHDSTSKPSGNEPESKEKRDSKFRKKQMSLVESVEAEPLKTIEVAPTDPNPSNILEYNCCVEAKPLLDPMWRGSFVIYNKESECIGRILVAAHLSTLACPKVCETRDLLPELVSLELSTRSHCWPIRFQRWGPSYHSIGLFCLPDNRDDKAYDSLVYDMINGDFAMRASLENAELLVFASNVLPLHYKN is encoded by the exons atg CTGACCATTTGCCAGTTGTGTGGTGACAAAGGCTACTCCCGGGCTCTGATTTTCTGTGAAAAGTGTGAAGAATATGCTATACATGG CTATTGCATGGATGTATTACCAGAAGTTGATGAAGAAAATGTAACTTGGTTCTGTGAGGATTGCAAACCAGATGCAGCAAAGCAGCCTTCTATTGATAAATTGAGATATCCTCCATTCAAAGTCTTAAAAGAAACAGAAACAGTTAGAACTAATCGTCCTTGTGGTCCAATAAAGAAGAATCAAAAGTTTCCCTCTGTCTTGGTATCTAAGAACAAGTTGCAGATGTGTGAGGGCAAGCCTTCTTATAATGAACTACAATGCAGAGAGAACGGCAATGAGGATCAGAAGTTCAGAAAACGACAGAAGTTGGTTCATGAAGATGACGCTAAGCCTTTGAACACTTTCAAGGTTTGTGTCAGTGATTTCAAGCCTTCAAATATTGTAGAAGAGAGTGTTATTACTAATCATGCAGATAAATCCCAGGTGCGTATGCATGATAGTTTGCCTTCTGGTAATGTGCTACAAAGCTGTAGGAAACAGTGCAGGGATCCGAGGCTTAAAAAACAACAAGAGTCTAAACCTTTGAAGATCCACGATAAGGATCCAAGGCTTAGAAAACAAGGAAGATTGGTTATTGAAAATACGGCGAAACCTTTGGAAGTTTCTCAAGTGTCTGACACTCTTCTCAAGTCTTCAAATGTTTTACAAGAAAAGGTTGTTGGTAGTTCTGTAGCTACAATAGAGGTGCAAATACATGACAGTACTAGTAAGCCTTCTGGTAATGAGCCTGAGAGCAAGGAGAAGCGTGATTCAAAGTTTAGAAAAAAGCAGATGTCGCTTGTTGAGAGTGTAGAGGCTGAACCTTTGAAAACTATTGAAGTAGCTCCTACTGACCCGAATCCTTCAAATATCTTGGAATACAATTGTTGTGTAGAAGCAAAACCTCTACTTGATCCAATGTGGAg GGGAAGTTTTGTTATCTATAACAAAGAGTCAGAATGTATAGGCAGAATTTTAGTTGCAGCTCATTTGTCCACCCTGGCATGTCCTAAAGTGTGTGAGACGAGAGATTTATTGCCGGAGCTAGTTTCTTTAGAGTTATCTACTCGATCTCATTGTTGGCCCATAAGGTTTCAGCGTTGGGGGCCATCTTATCACAGTATTGGTCTCTTTTGTTTGCCAGACAACAG AGATGACAAAGCTTATGACAGTCTGGTATATGACATGATCAACGGAGACTTTGCTATGAGAGCTTCATTGGAAAATGCAGAACTCTTGGTCTTCGCATCTAATGTTTTGCCTTTACATTATAAGA ATTGA
- the LOC133805576 gene encoding uncharacterized protein LOC133805576, producing MAFYQANWDTVKTDVQAVFDDWDFLGFVLDKKGFGAVWRKWMLGCWSSTSFSVFLNGRPRGKFKVSRGLLQGDSLSPFLFILRVDVLGRMVDKAKSVSALRGFKVGKDFVEKCQLLGINLEEDIVELRAKEIGCEVGQWPMKYLGLPLGASPHNKGFWEPVISSCAKCLDGWKCVFLSRGGRLTLIQSILSSIPVYYMSFFCIPKGVVEVLEKLIRDFLWEGADHSQSDNLVSWKEVCKSRDHGGFGIGNLDSRNNAFLMKWPWRFSLEKSSLWHRVVMSRFKVGKGDRIRFWEDIWINDAPLKLQFPDLFFISLSGNCLIKDMVVSGGKASLEILGWDLRFRRNLFKMEVTSLTQLLQSLVKFLNDFIS from the exons ATGGCTTTTTACCAGGCTAATTGGGATACGGTTAAGACtgatgttcaagcagtgttcgaTG ATTGGGATTTTCTGGGCTTTGTTTTGGATAAGAAAGGCTTTGGTGCAGTTTGGCGGAAGTGGATGTTGGGATGTTGGTCTTCTACATCTTTTTCTGTGTTTTTAAATGGGAGACCTAGGGGGAAATTTAAGGTATCTAGAGGTCTTCTCCAAGGGGATTCCCTGTCACCTTTCTTGTTTATCTTGAGAGTTGATGTTTTGGGTAGGATGGTGGATAAGGCTAAGAGCGTTTCGGCTTTAAGAGGTTTCAAAGTAGGAAAAGATTTTGTGGAG AAATGTCAGTTGTTAGGGATCAATCTGGAGGAGGATATAGTGGAGCTTCGTGCCAAGGAGATTGGGTGCGAGGTGGGTCAGTGGCCTATGAAGTATCTGGGTTTACCTCTTGGGGCCTCCCCTCACAACAAAGGCTTTTGGGAGCCCGTGATTTCAAGTTGTGCTAAATGTTTGGATGGGTGGAAGTGTGTTTTCCTGTCTAGGGGTGGTAGATTGACTCTTATTCAATCGATTCTTTCTTCTATTCCGGTGTATTATATGTCATTTTTTTGTATTCCTAAAGGTGTGGTAGAAGTTTTGGAAAAGTTGATACGGGATTTTCTTTGGGAAGGTGCGGATCATTCTCAGTCCGATAACCTAGTCTCTTGGAAAGAAGTTTGTAAATCTCGGGATCATGGGGGTTTTGGCATTGGAAATTTGGATTCGAGAAATAATGCATTTCTCATGAAATGGCCGTGGCGATTTTCGTTGGAAAAGAGCTCTTTGTGGCATAGAGTGGTGATGAGTAG GTTCAAGGTTGGGAAGGGGGACCGAATTCGGTTTTGGGAAGATATTTGGATTAACGATGCTCCTTTAAAGCTTCAATTCCCAGACTTATTTTTTATTTCCTTGTCCGGTAACTGTTTGATTAAGGATATGGTGGTTTCTGGAGGAAAGGCAAGTTTGGAAATCCTTGGGTGGGATTTGCGTTTCAGAAGGAATCTGTTTAAAATGGAGGTTACCAGTCTCACTCAGTTATTACAGTCGTTAGTGAAATTTCTGAATGATTTTATTTCTTGA
- the LOC133805577 gene encoding uncharacterized protein LOC133805577 — MFKRAEELANMCIEEKDSNAGTEVVTDQFSLGPSPHSCRPSDLVIREPQPDDQRKPAIPTQTGKGKAIQPERDLSSSSDDEEDFLNQILNSDSEMFRHYNAPPAPKRKSGEGSGSTPLSKVLRTIPPSLGRQPEGSVALPQLTPSSLPPSVSLTPTHPNGLSEALRTAGTTGKDVVDQTLHDASTIQSFESFPRLSVDVVLQRELAQLANTLITISHAQHRAVDYQELIKVLNDQLVEAQAKVDNLTSSEKDLQSKFERSEKTVAEQEESLRSLADGNDKLTQTNKSLTDRLDKLTCENEGLARENEGLIREIEELRQEKEADLTRYEEICFNCFYQVWKLNKPLNLDFLTEEVKAEELAKCEARAAEEAANPADTTSASPTLSFRPEGVVDAEEGVDQPARADQ; from the exons ATGTTTAAACGAGCAGAGGAGTTGGCCaacatgtgtatcgaggagaaggat TCCAACGCCGGCACTGAGGTTGTGACTGATCAGTTCTCTCTTGGACCATCTCCTCACTCCTGTAGACcaagcgatctcgtcattaggGAGCCCCAACCAGATGACCAGCGCAAACCTGCTATTCCCACACAGACTGGGAAGGGGAAAGCCATCCAGCCCGAGAGGGACTTGAGCTCATCATCCGACGACGAGGAAGacttcctcaaccaaatcctTAACTCAG attcagagatgttcaggcaTTACAACGCCCCTCCTGCCCCAAAGAGGAAGTCCGGAGAAGGGAGTGGCTCCACCCCTCTGAGCAAAGTCTTGAGGACAATACCGCCCAGCCtagggagacaacccgaggggtcAGTTGCACTCCCGCAGCTGACCCCTTCCTCACTTCCTCCTTCAGTGAGCCTAACCCCCACTCATCCAAACGGCCTGAGTGAGGCACTTCGCACTGCTGGTACTACTGGGAAGGATGTGGTTGATCAGACCCTTCATGACGCTTcaacgattcaaagctttgaatccttccctcGACTTAGCGTTGATGTAGTCTTACAGAGAGAGCTTGCTCAGTTGGCGAAT acgctcatcaccatcagtcatgctcaacaccgagcagtagactaccaagagttgatcaaggtcttaaatgatcaactagtggaggcccaagctaAGGTGGATAATCTGACTTCTTCAGAAAAGGATCTTCAATCCAAGTTTGAGCGGTCAGAGAAGACTGTGGCTGAGCAAGAGGAGTCTCTTAGGAGTTTGGCTGATGGGAATGATAAACTAACCCAAACCAACAAGTCACTGACTGATCGGTTAGACAAACTGACTTGTGAGAACGAGGGGTTGGCTCGCGAGAACGAGGGACTGATTCGCGAGATTGAGGAGCTAAGGCAGGAGAAAGAAGCCGATCTTACTCGCTACGAGGagatctgcttcaactgcttttatcaggtgtggaagctaaacaagcctctcaacctcgactttctcacggAGGAGGttaaggcagaggagcttgctaaatgtgaggccagggctgccGAGGAAGCAGCTAATCCTGCCGACACTACATCTGCTTCCCCCACGCTATCATTCCGACCGGAAGGAGTAGTTGATGCTGAGGAAGGGGTTGACCAACCTGCCAGAGCCGACCAGTGA